The sequence TGGCGAGGACGTACCTGGCCATGCCTTGCACATGACCTGGTGCTGCTCCCACGGCTTCTCCGCAGGTACAGCCGGTGTCCCCCGTTACCTCCGGTGCCACCACTCCGGGTGACGGCTGGCGCAGGGGAAGGGCCGGCAGCGAGGCACCGAGCCGGAGGCCTCGGGCTCAGCCCAGCCCCGGTCACCAAAGCCAAGGTGAGACGTTCAAAATGATGCTTGTGCCGGGCGTGAGCGCGGCCCCGGGGGACACCGGACCCGCCGGGGGTCACCGGACCCGCCGGGGGTCACCGGGCCAGCTTtgccccccccggggccggcgggcgggggagCAGCCCCGGCAGGGAGAGCCCGTCCCTCGCCGGAGGAGCGCGCCCGGGTAGGGATCACGTTTCTAGTTCAGCTTTTTACCGTTTTGGCAACAAATGCGTgtgccccccccgccgcggcccgcgcctccggccccgcccctccccaggCCAcgcccctccctcccctcccgcagcCAATCAgcggccgccgctccgccggTTCCCGTGGCGgccgggccggcgcgcgcggggtCAGGCCGGCGACTCTCGGAGGCCGACAGAGGaagccggggcgggggagggggcgtggcctcaTTTGCATGAACCAATGGGAGGGGGATATGCAAATATGGCCGGCGCGGGTTGGCCGGCCGCGGGTGGGATAACGCTCGCGGGGGCGCCTTTGTGCcgcagaggcggcggcggcgcggagcggagcgggcgagTGAGCGGCGCgcaccgggcaccggcaccgcccgCGGCTGCACTATGACTTTGGAGGAGCTGCCTGGGGACCGCCGCACGGCCGGGAGGTACGGGTACGGGTACGGGTACACGTTGCGGTAGGCGGCGGGGGGTGGAGGGTGCGGGGCGTCAGCTCCCGGTGACGGCGGCCTGTCTGTGCTTGTCGCGGCGGCAGGATGGAGCAGGCGGGGGACGCGCTGGAGGAGGTGCTGAGCAAGGCGCTGAGCCAGCGGAGCCTCACCCTCGGCGTCTACGAGGCCGCCAAGCTGCTCAACGTGTGAGtgacacccccttcccccctcacccGGCGCCCCCCGCTGTGTGCGTGCGCGTCCCCCATCCCCGCCGGTGACCGCGGCTGTCCCCGCAGGGACCCGGACAACGTGGTGCTGTGCCTGCTGGCGGCCGacgaggaggaggcgggggacGCGGCCCTGCAGATCCACTTCACCTTGATCCAGGCCTTCTGCTGCGAGAACGACATCAACATCCTGCGGGTCAGCAACCCGGCGCGGctggcccagctcctgctgcccgcCACCGGCCCCGAGCCCCCCGCCGACCTCCACTGCGTCCTCGTCACGGTGAGCGCCGACACCGCCGGGCCTGGCCCGCGGCGACGGCCTCTCACATCGCGCAAGGATGAGGGTGCCCCGGTAGCCATGTGGCCACCGTTTGCCGGTGCTGGGCAGCCCAGGGTGGGCATCGCCGGGGCAGCCCGGGGGTGCGGCGTAACTGGTCTGTCCAGGGAGCGATGGGGAACTCGCCGGGCCATGAGGAATGCGCAGAGCGCGTCTCTGCTCCGGCGAAGCCGGGAATCCGGTGCAATTCCCGAATGGCGTTTGGTAACGCCGGAACTGTGCGGAGTTACTGTGCGGAACAGAGCGGAGCCCGCCAGAGCTGCAGAGCCcaaacaaactttttttctgttttcctttttttttttttctcttttctgttttcctttttttttttttttctcttttctgtttttttctttccctactcTGCCCCAGAGTCCAAGGCTGCCAAACTTCCCGCACCGTTCTGGGGTTGCTCTGTTTGTTTGCCTTAGTGGCAATTTAAGATGATTCACGCCCCTGGGTTTTCTGCTgcgctttttctttctgtgggggttgtttttccctctgttaaacctttctctctctctctctctctctccctccctttccagAACCCCCATGCCTCCCAGTGGAAGGATCCAGCGCTGAGTCAGCTGATGTGCTTCTGCCGGGAGAGTCGCTACATGGATCAGTGGGTGCCAGTGATCAACCTCCCCGAGCGGTGACGGCGCCGGGCTGTGCGTGGACTCAACCCCATTGCACTGAAGTTTTGCAATACTTTCGCAGTTGCTCAGGAAGTAACTCCCTGCCCTGGCACGAGGATTacggggaggtggggagagaaaaaaaaaaaaattaacaacaacaacaaccaaaaaaaaaaaaagataaacatgaTGTCaagcggggatggggggggtttGGCTGATGTTGAGCTACATCTTGTGGGGGATTGAAGGAAAGTGGCTCCGGAGCGCTGGGGATGAGCGTGGAGCGAAGGGATGAGCAAAGGGCTCCGTGGTGCCAGAGGAAGGAGCCCCacacagccccggggggggcacatggaaaccccccccccccaaacccctcactgttatttttttttaaagtgcaactTGCAGTTTCTGGTTTAAATGCCTTTAAAGAGCAGAAAGGTTAATCGAAACATTTTACAATTCTATTGTATTTTTGGGATGTTGATCCTCAAGTTTTTATGCTAAGATATATAGTAAGTTattttatgatgaaaaaaaattatttatactcGGAGGTTTGAGAACCAGAATGCCCTTAAGCAGTCGGTCTGCAACCATGCGTCTTTTAACAGTTGGCTGGTTAAAGCAGCGACATTAATATAATTGTTTGAAATTAGAtagtgtttttgggttttttggctggtgttttttggtgggtttttttttttttggaaataaagtTTAAACTCCAAccttttgtgttgggtttttattttcttaccccCTTCATTACTCAGAAGGGCTCATTTGGCAGCTGCTTCCGTGTCCTGGCCGTGGGCAAGGTCCTGTGTGGCTTTATCCCTAGCCCCTCCCAAGCCATTACATGAAAAAGCAGCCGCTGTGCTGCAGGAAACGGTGGAAATGTTAGtcatttttcttgaaagctgCCACTtaccagcagagataaaggaaaaaaaacaagaggaagcGTGATTTTTCAAGGCTGCTGCAGAGCCCAAGTTTTCTTGGAATTTGGGGAACCCCGGCTCCTTGCAGGAGGGACGCCTGATCCCGTGTTTCCTGTCTCGGGAAGCGTCAGTCGGAGCGTTGGGATGCAAACCCTGGGTGTCCCGTTGCCTCCGGCGAGGCCAGACCAGTTCTCCCGCTCCGGCGGGACGGTACGATGCCACCCGTCCCCATCCCGCAGGGCCACCTCACCCGCCCCGCGGTGGCTTTGCACGTAGCTGGGGACGGAGcaggcagcatccccagggagaCAGGACAGGTGCGGGATGCGCCGGGGCAGCATCGCCCGAGGAAGAAACACcgggagccccagcagcagccgggAACGAGGAGGTGGGGTCAGGCTCGGCCGCAGTAGCTGCACAAAGAGGG is a genomic window of Rissa tridactyla isolate bRisTri1 chromosome 8, bRisTri1.patW.cur.20221130, whole genome shotgun sequence containing:
- the GADD45A gene encoding growth arrest and DNA damage-inducible protein GADD45 alpha encodes the protein MTLEELPGDRRTAGRMEQAGDALEEVLSKALSQRSLTLGVYEAAKLLNVDPDNVVLCLLAADEEEAGDAALQIHFTLIQAFCCENDINILRVSNPARLAQLLLPATGPEPPADLHCVLVTNPHASQWKDPALSQLMCFCRESRYMDQWVPVINLPER